A portion of the Magnolia sinica isolate HGM2019 chromosome 17, MsV1, whole genome shotgun sequence genome contains these proteins:
- the LOC131230587 gene encoding uncharacterized protein LOC131230587, with protein sequence MKQEILKGIRFNIGKGDNILFWEDVWMGDQALKHAFTDIYHLAPNRLISIADNYYLQGNDIVWNLSIRRNLRDREIEEYAAVLSCISTGKPDQTGMDRSVWKPNKSGSFSVKSLHNLIFGFPDDLEETMMDKMWKYKLPPKIAVFAWLVGGDTPPWSIS encoded by the coding sequence ATGAAGCAGGAGATTCTTAAAGGCATTCGTTTTAACATTGGAAAAGGAGACAATATCCTGTTTTGGGAAGACGTATGGATGGGTGATCAAGCTCTTAAACATGCTTTTACAGACATCTATCACCTTGCCCCAAACCGGCTTATCTCAATAGCCGACAACTATTATCTTCAAGGGAATGACATTGTATGGAACCTGTCTATAAGAAGAAATCTCCGAGACAGGGAGATTGAAGAGTATGCAGCTGTCCTATCTTGTATTAGCACCGGTAAACCAGATCAGACAGGCATGGATAGGTCAGTGTGGAAACCAAACAAATCGGGCTCCTTTTCAGTTAAATCCCTACATAACTTGATTTTCGGGTTTCCGGATGATTTAGAAGAGACAATGATGGATAAAATGTGGAAATACAAGCTTCCTCCGAAGATTGCGGTCTTTGCCTGGTTGGTCGGTGGAGACACCCCACCCTGGTCaatatcttga